From one Mytilus galloprovincialis chromosome 13, xbMytGall1.hap1.1, whole genome shotgun sequence genomic stretch:
- the LOC143055959 gene encoding low-density lipoprotein receptor-related protein 6-like isoform X1, which yields MAFFNLIMKTMLTNLVSLDKPSLLIARGGVSIKEEPLWNTKKIVNVSPSSGLPVSVDYHWEKQFIYYSEMPAGELYRVKLGDDGSVSPKESIITTKSIDFSQYAVDWVQDKIYWIEIEKNDTLYVSNLDGTMIKTLAVLNRVRKTKPILDPYKKYIYFTSSNGIERIGMNGRDRKVIYSDIFFIGTDLGSDMAIDFKTDRIYYIEKVHSRISSMKSDGTDNRKELTNVYKSKFLTCYQGNLYYLGSKYDLDTFMRYNPSTGATTQQDLDNILWDYRIYHPFAQVSGTNPCGSNNGGCTHLCLPNNTGNPAYTCECPDKYEKQGNTCVESS from the exons ataaacCATCTTTGTTAATAGCTCGAGGAGGTGTCAGCATCAAAGAGGAACCTCTTTGGAATACGAAGAAGATTGTTAATGTATCACCTTCTTCTGGCCTTCCTGTTTCGGTCGATTATCACTGGGAAAAACAATTTATATACTATTCTGAAATGCCAGCTGGAGAGTTATATAG AGTAAAACTTGGAGATGATGGAAGTGTATCACCTAAAGAAAGTATCATCACTACTAAATCTATAGACTTTTCTCAATATGCTGTAGACTGGGTACAAGACAAAATTTACTGGATAGAAATTGAGAAGAATGATACTTTGTATGTATCAAATCTTGATGGAACAATGATCAAGACCCTGGCTGTTTTAAATCGAGTCAGAAAGACAAAACCGATACTGGATCCGTATAAAAA atatatttattttacttcATCCAATGGAATAGAGAGAATAGGAATGAACGGCAGGGACAGGAAGGTTATTTATAGCGATATTTTCTTCATAGGAACAGATTTAGGCTCCGATATGGCCATTG ATTTCAAAACTGATCGAATATACTACATAGAAAAAGTGCATTCTAGAATTAGCTCGATGAAATCCGATGGTACCGATAACAGAAAAGAATTGACAAATGTATACAAAAGTAAATTTCTCACATGCTATCAG GGTAACTTATATTACCTTGGTTCAAAGTATGACTTGGATACATTCATGCGCTACAATCCTTCAACAGGAGCGACAACACAGCAAGACCTTGATAACATTTTGTGGgattacaggatatatcatccgTTCGCACAGGTATCAG gtACAAATCCCTGTGGTAGCAACAACGGTGGCTGCACTCACTTGTGCTTACCGAATAATACAGGAAACCCAGCGTATACCTGCGAATGTCCAGACAAATATGAGAAACAAGGCAACACATGTGTTGAATCCTcctga
- the LOC143055959 gene encoding vitellogenin receptor-like isoform X2, which translates to MPAGELYRVKLGDDGSVSPKESIITTKSIDFSQYAVDWVQDKIYWIEIEKNDTLYVSNLDGTMIKTLAVLNRVRKTKPILDPYKKYIYFTSSNGIERIGMNGRDRKVIYSDIFFIGTDLGSDMAIDFKTDRIYYIEKVHSRISSMKSDGTDNRKELTNVYKSKFLTCYQGNLYYLGSKYDLDTFMRYNPSTGATTQQDLDNILWDYRIYHPFAQVSGTNPCGSNNGGCTHLCLPNNTGNPAYTCECPDKYEKQGNTCVESS; encoded by the exons ATGCCAGCTGGAGAGTTATATAG AGTAAAACTTGGAGATGATGGAAGTGTATCACCTAAAGAAAGTATCATCACTACTAAATCTATAGACTTTTCTCAATATGCTGTAGACTGGGTACAAGACAAAATTTACTGGATAGAAATTGAGAAGAATGATACTTTGTATGTATCAAATCTTGATGGAACAATGATCAAGACCCTGGCTGTTTTAAATCGAGTCAGAAAGACAAAACCGATACTGGATCCGTATAAAAA atatatttattttacttcATCCAATGGAATAGAGAGAATAGGAATGAACGGCAGGGACAGGAAGGTTATTTATAGCGATATTTTCTTCATAGGAACAGATTTAGGCTCCGATATGGCCATTG ATTTCAAAACTGATCGAATATACTACATAGAAAAAGTGCATTCTAGAATTAGCTCGATGAAATCCGATGGTACCGATAACAGAAAAGAATTGACAAATGTATACAAAAGTAAATTTCTCACATGCTATCAG GGTAACTTATATTACCTTGGTTCAAAGTATGACTTGGATACATTCATGCGCTACAATCCTTCAACAGGAGCGACAACACAGCAAGACCTTGATAACATTTTGTGGgattacaggatatatcatccgTTCGCACAGGTATCAG gtACAAATCCCTGTGGTAGCAACAACGGTGGCTGCACTCACTTGTGCTTACCGAATAATACAGGAAACCCAGCGTATACCTGCGAATGTCCAGACAAATATGAGAAACAAGGCAACACATGTGTTGAATCCTcctga